In one window of Henckelia pumila isolate YLH828 chromosome 1, ASM3356847v2, whole genome shotgun sequence DNA:
- the LOC140874503 gene encoding uncharacterized protein produces the protein MAVNFVRDIGRDSVQIASVHLQYFGVDFTAGLLLLHLREWPLSLHFKKILYDKFDSFYFNFVVRVDPQRLISIFSSFIFFLQTYTLTHLHKANYGSARVNPQPNRRFLVSGEARHHHRNQGCQYCVLPAIDSCCSGLDYRRVEWADQRSVAGISQEKITRRPEFPIVPAFERTYSCRLWPKISYCIINHVIYINSELTELVHNSKDTRKQLFANIVFPPPNTAQWEEQIRRLYLLLTVKESAMDVPTNLEAHRRITFFSNSLFMNMPRSPRVRKMLSFRSDLIALACAFGGVSPGLNVIILKHAFTIYECL, from the exons ATGGCTGTTAACTTCGTGAGGGACATTGGTCGCGATTCTGTTCAAATCGCGAGTGTACATCTGC AGTATTTTGGGGTCGATTTCACTGCTGGACTCCTGCTACTGCATCTGCGTGAG TGGCCATTGAGCTTACATTTTAAGAAGATTTTATATGACAAATTTGATTCCTTTTATTTCAATTTCGTTGTCCGTGTTGATCCACAACGGCTTATTAGCATTTTTAGTAGCTTCATTTTCTTTCTGCAAACATACACGCTGACTCACCTTCACAAAGCCAACTATGGATCTGCGAGAGTCAATCCTCAACCAAACCGACGTTTCCTTGTCTCTGGCGAAGCACGTCATCATCACCGAAACCAAGGATGCCAATATTGTGTTCTCCCCGCTATCGATTCATGTTGTTCTGGGCTTGATTACCGCCGGGTCGAATGGGCCGACCAAAGATCAGTTGCTGGGATTTCTCAAGAAAAAATCACCAGAAGACCTGAATTCCCTATCGTCCCAGCTT TTGAAAGGACATACTCATGTAGGTTGTGGCCCAAAATCTCTTATTGCATCATCAATCACGTGATTTACATCAACAG CGAATTGACCGAACTTGTTCATAACAGCAAGGATACAAGAAAACAACTTTTTGCCAATATTGTGTTCCCTCCCCCAAATACAGCGCAATGGGAAGAACAG ATTCGACGTCTCTATCTTCTCCTAACTGTAAAAGAATCTGCAATGGATGTGCCAACAAACCTTGAAGCACACCGGAGGATAACATTTTTCTCAAATTCACTTTTTATGAACATGCCACGCTCACCTCGAGTTCGCAAAATGCTCTCATTCAGGTCTGATTTAATAGCCTTGGCGTGTGCGTTTGGAGGCGTTTCTCCGGGGCTGAATGTTATAATATTGAAACATGCATTTACTATATATGAATGTTTGTAA
- the LOC140874502 gene encoding uncharacterized protein, whose protein sequence is MEPLLQTGAEGFLVYALDVLKASPVLADDPIVCEFADIFSGEIPGLTPMREIDFSIELVPGTLPISKDPYRMAPLELKELKDQLEDLLNKGDGISVDPSKVEVVINWPRPTSVPEIRSLMGLAGYYRRFIAGFSSIAKPITQLTQKNTPFVWTHECEASFVELKKMLTSVPVLTIPSGTGGFTIYFDASHKGLSSILMQRCHVIAYDSRQLKPHEIRYPIHDLKLAAIVFALKIWLHYLYGKSNAAADALSRKVCDLSLSTMRVSKLIEDCCVSGLYFETDIQPVRVYAITAEPELFVRIKEAQKANQNIKNSIERVRTGHESAFQVSMDGIVFVNRRIVVPDIAELRQQILNEAHCSKFSIHPGGRKIYQSSIQMAPFEALYGKKFRSPLFWDDLSKTPVTGPDMIREMSDKVKLIQIKMRTTQDRLTKYANVRHRPLSFEQGDWVFLKISPFRGTVRFGKRGNLSPRFIGPYEILDKVGDLAYRLALPPALSGIHDVFHVSMLRKYEPDASHILRPDEAELDETLSYFEHPIQILDHKERQLRNKSIPL, encoded by the exons ATGGAACCGTTATTGCAGACTGGTGCTGAAGGATTTCTAGTTTATGCATTGGATGTGTTGAAAGCTAGTCCTGTACTGGCGGACGATCCTATTGTATGTGAGTTTGCAGATATTTTTTCGGGTGAAATACCGGGATTGACTCCAAtgcgtgagattgatttcagtaTCGAGTTGGTACCAGGTACTTTGCCTATCTCTAAAGATCCTTATAGGATGGCACCACttgaactgaaagagttgaaagatcaacttgaagatttgctGAACAAAG GAGAcggtatatctgttgatcctagcaaggtaGAGGTAGTTATTaactggcctagacctacatccgtacctgagattcgtagtttaaTGGGTTTAGccgggtattatcgccgatttattgCAGGATTTTCTagcattgcgaagccgattacccagttaaCACAGAAGAATACTCCGTTTGTTTGGACACAtgaatgtgaagctagttttgtGGAATTGAAGAAAATGCTGACTAGTGTACCTGTATTaactattccatcaggtacaggtGGTTTTACTATTTATTTTGACGCTTCTCATAAAGGTTTGAGTAGTATTTTGATGCAGCGATGTCATGTGATAGCATATGATTCCAGGCAATTGAAACCTCACGAGATCAGATACCCAATACATGATCTTAAGCTTGCAGCTATTGTCTTTGCGTTGAAAATTTGGCttcattatttatatg ggaagtctaatgcagcgGCTGATGcactgagtagaaaggtatgtgatttatccttatctactatGCGTGTCTCTaagttgattgaagattgttgtgtTTCTGGTCTGTATTTTGAGACAGATATACAACCTGTACGGGTTTATGCAATCACAGctgagccggagttgtttgttcgAATTAAAGAAGCCCAGAAAGCTaatcaaaacattaaaaattcaATTGAAAGGGTTAGAACTGGACATGAGTCAGCATTTCAGGTCAGTATGGATGGAATTGTGTTTGTTAATCGACGTATTGTTGTACCTGATATTGCAGAATTGAGACAGCAAATTCTGAATGAAGCTCATTGCAGCAAGTTTAGTATCCATCCAGggggcagaaaaat ctatcagtcAAGCATtcagatggctccatttgaagcactgTATGGTAAAAAATtcagatctccgttgttttgggatgatcttTCTAAAACACCAGTTACaggaccagatatgatcagagagATGTCTGATAAAGTGAAGTTgatacaaatcaaaatgagaacaACGCAAGATCGACTAACAAAATATGCAAATGTGAGGCATAGACCTTTGAGTTTTGAACAAGGTGATTGGGTATTTCTGAAGATATCTCCTTTtcgaggcactgttagattcgGAAAGAGAGGGAATCTATCACCGAGGTTTATTGGACCTTACGAAATTCTTGATAAAGTTGGTGATCTTGCATACCGATTAGCATTACCTCCAGCACTGTCAGGTATTCACGATGTATTTCACGTGtctatgttgaggaagtatgAGCCCGATGCTTCCCATATTCTTCGTCCAgatgaagctgaattggatGAAACATTGAGCTATTTCGAACATCCTATTCAAATCCTTGATCACAAGGAAaggcagctcagaaacaaatcCATTCCCTTGTGA